From a single Serratia surfactantfaciens genomic region:
- the dppC gene encoding dipeptide ABC transporter permease DppC, whose translation MSQVTESAVKGAPKPMTPFQEFWHYFKRNKGAVVGLVYIVLMLVIALGAGVLAPHAPADQFRDALLKPPVWQEGGSWQYILGTDDVGRDVLSRLMYGARLSLLVGCLVVVLSLIMGVVLGLLAGYFGGAVDAVIMRVVDIMLALPSLLLALVLVAVFGPSIVNASLALTFVALPHYVRLTRAAVLAEVNRDYVTASRVAGAGALRQMFVNILPNCLAPLIVQASLGFSNAILDMAALGFLGMGAQPPTPEWGTMLSDVLQFAQSAWWVVTFPGLAILLTVLAFNLMGDGLRDALDPKLKQ comes from the coding sequence ATGTCTCAAGTCACTGAGTCTGCAGTTAAAGGTGCGCCGAAGCCGATGACCCCGTTCCAGGAGTTCTGGCACTATTTCAAGCGCAATAAAGGGGCCGTGGTCGGCCTGGTGTATATCGTTCTGATGCTGGTGATCGCGCTCGGTGCCGGGGTGCTGGCGCCGCATGCGCCGGCGGACCAGTTCCGCGACGCGCTGCTCAAGCCGCCGGTGTGGCAAGAGGGCGGCAGCTGGCAATACATTCTCGGCACTGACGACGTCGGCCGCGACGTGCTGTCGCGCCTGATGTACGGCGCGCGCCTGTCGCTGCTGGTCGGCTGTCTGGTGGTGGTGCTGTCGCTGATCATGGGCGTGGTGCTCGGCCTGCTGGCCGGTTACTTCGGCGGCGCGGTGGACGCGGTGATCATGCGCGTCGTCGACATCATGCTGGCCCTGCCGAGCCTGCTGCTGGCGCTGGTGCTGGTGGCGGTCTTCGGGCCGTCGATCGTCAACGCCTCGCTGGCGCTCACCTTCGTCGCCCTGCCGCACTATGTGCGTCTGACGCGCGCGGCGGTGCTGGCGGAAGTGAACCGCGATTACGTCACCGCCTCGCGGGTGGCGGGCGCCGGCGCGCTGCGCCAGATGTTCGTCAATATTCTGCCTAACTGCCTGGCGCCTTTGATCGTTCAGGCTTCTCTCGGTTTCTCGAACGCCATTCTGGACATGGCCGCTCTCGGCTTCCTGGGCATGGGCGCGCAACCGCCGACGCCGGAGTGGGGCACCATGCTCTCCGACGTGCTGCAGTTCGCGCAAAGCGCCTGGTGGGTCGTGACCTTCCCCGGTCTGGCGATCCTGCTGACGGTTCTGGCATTTAACCTGATGGGGGACGGCTTGCGTGATGCTCTCGACCCCAAACTCAAGCAGTAA
- the dppF gene encoding dipeptide ABC transporter ATP-binding subunit DppF, with product MSQNQPLLQAIDLKKHYPVKKGLFAPERLVKALDGVSFTLERGKTLAVVGESGCGKSTLGRLLTMIEVPTGGELYYQGQDLLKPDVSAEKLRRQKIQIVFQNPYGSLNPRKKVGQILEEPLLINTPLSAAERREKALEMMAKVGLKTEHYDRYPHMFSGGQRQRIAIARGLMLNPDVVIADEPVSALDVSVRAQVLNLMMDLQQELGLSYVFISHDLSVVEHIADEVMVMYLGRCVEKGSKEAIFNNPRHPYTQALLSATPRLNPDMRRERIKLTGELPSPMNPPPGCAFNARCRRAFGTCVQLQPQLKQYGEQMVACFAVDQDEHPGT from the coding sequence ATGAGCCAGAATCAACCTTTACTGCAGGCGATCGACCTGAAGAAGCATTACCCGGTGAAAAAGGGCCTGTTCGCGCCGGAGCGGCTGGTCAAGGCGCTGGATGGCGTCTCCTTCACCCTGGAGCGCGGCAAAACGCTGGCGGTGGTCGGCGAGTCGGGCTGCGGCAAATCGACGCTCGGCCGCCTGCTGACGATGATCGAAGTGCCGACCGGCGGCGAGCTGTATTACCAGGGGCAGGATCTGCTGAAGCCGGACGTTTCCGCCGAGAAGCTGCGCCGCCAGAAGATCCAAATCGTGTTCCAGAATCCTTACGGATCGCTCAACCCGCGCAAGAAGGTCGGGCAGATCCTCGAGGAGCCGCTGTTGATCAACACGCCCCTCAGCGCCGCCGAGCGGCGGGAAAAAGCGCTGGAGATGATGGCGAAGGTCGGCCTGAAAACCGAGCATTATGACCGTTACCCGCACATGTTTTCCGGTGGCCAGCGTCAGCGTATCGCCATCGCCCGCGGGCTGATGCTGAACCCGGACGTGGTGATCGCCGATGAGCCGGTGTCGGCGCTGGACGTGTCGGTGCGCGCTCAGGTGCTGAACCTGATGATGGATCTGCAGCAGGAGCTGGGGCTGTCCTATGTGTTTATTTCGCACGATCTGTCGGTGGTGGAACACATCGCCGACGAGGTGATGGTGATGTACCTCGGCCGCTGCGTGGAAAAGGGCAGTAAAGAGGCGATCTTCAACAACCCGCGCCATCCGTACACCCAGGCGTTGCTGTCGGCGACGCCGCGGTTGAATCCGGATATGCGCCGCGAGCGCATCAAGCTGACCGGCGAACTGCCCAGTCCGATGAACCCGCCGCCGGGCTGTGCGTTCAACGCCCGCTGCCGCCGCGCCTTTGGCACCTGCGTGCAGCTGCAGCCCCAGCTCAAACAGTACGGTGAGCAGATGGTAGCCTGTTTTGCGGTCGATCAGGACGAACATCCGGGAACGTAA
- the bcsG gene encoding cellulose biosynthesis protein BcsG has translation MNSNSNTQSDNALWRYWRGLGGWNLYFLAKFALLWFGYLNFHALPNLVFMAFLLMPIPSQRLHRWRHYLAIPIGIALFYHDTWLPGINSILSQGSQLTGFSAQYLLELVNRFINWQMVGAAFVLLIAYLFVAQWVRVTVFTVAALVWLNIVNIAGPAVSLLPATSTASSGGANAPATSAPAAGDAAPADSLPPTSANLTAYLNQFYEREKGRATAFPATLPADAQPFDLLVINICSLAWADMEAVNLQNHPLWSKMDIMFDSFNSATAYSGPAAIRLLRASCGQLSHHDLYQPVNQQCYLFDNLAKLGFKEQLMLDHSGVFGNFLKELREQGDMQAPLMSQAGIGNELTSFDGEPIYNDLELLSRWLDQQQKGGDGRTATFFNIIPLHDGNRFVGSNKSADYQPRAQKLFDQLNTFLDQLEKSGRKVVVVIVPEHGAALVGDKMQMSGLRDIPSPNITHTPVGIKLVGMKAPHQGSPLQIKTPSSYLALSELVSRLVDGKVFSESSVDWQALTQGLPQTPVISENDNAIVMQYQGKPYIRLNGGDWVPYPQ, from the coding sequence ATGAATTCAAACTCGAATACGCAATCCGATAACGCACTGTGGCGCTACTGGCGCGGGCTGGGCGGCTGGAACCTCTACTTTCTGGCCAAATTCGCCCTGCTGTGGTTCGGCTATCTGAACTTCCATGCGCTGCCAAACCTGGTGTTCATGGCGTTTCTGCTGATGCCGATCCCCTCGCAACGCCTGCACCGCTGGCGCCATTACCTTGCCATCCCGATCGGCATCGCGCTGTTCTATCACGACACCTGGCTGCCGGGCATCAACAGCATTCTCAGCCAGGGCTCGCAGCTGACCGGCTTCAGCGCCCAGTATCTGCTGGAGCTGGTCAACCGCTTCATCAACTGGCAGATGGTCGGCGCCGCCTTCGTGCTGCTTATCGCCTACCTGTTCGTTGCCCAGTGGGTGCGCGTCACGGTGTTCACCGTAGCGGCGCTGGTGTGGCTCAATATCGTCAACATCGCCGGGCCGGCGGTCTCACTGCTGCCCGCCACCTCCACGGCCTCAAGCGGCGGAGCCAATGCACCGGCCACCTCTGCGCCGGCGGCCGGGGACGCCGCGCCGGCAGACAGCCTGCCGCCGACCAGCGCCAACCTGACGGCCTACCTCAATCAGTTCTACGAGCGGGAAAAAGGCCGCGCCACCGCGTTTCCGGCCACCTTGCCCGCCGACGCCCAGCCGTTCGATCTGCTGGTGATCAACATCTGTTCGCTGGCCTGGGCCGATATGGAGGCAGTCAATCTGCAGAATCATCCGCTGTGGTCGAAAATGGACATCATGTTCGACAGTTTCAACTCGGCTACTGCCTACAGCGGCCCGGCAGCCATCCGCTTGCTGCGCGCCAGCTGCGGGCAGCTTTCGCATCACGATCTGTATCAGCCGGTGAACCAGCAGTGTTACCTGTTCGACAATCTGGCGAAGCTCGGCTTCAAGGAACAGCTGATGCTCGATCACTCCGGGGTATTCGGCAACTTCCTGAAAGAGCTGCGCGAACAGGGCGACATGCAGGCGCCGCTGATGTCGCAGGCCGGCATCGGCAACGAGCTGACATCGTTCGACGGCGAGCCGATTTATAACGATCTCGAATTGCTGAGCCGCTGGCTGGATCAGCAGCAAAAAGGCGGCGACGGCCGCACCGCCACCTTCTTCAACATCATTCCGCTGCACGACGGCAACCGCTTTGTCGGCTCCAACAAGAGCGCCGACTACCAGCCGCGCGCGCAGAAGCTGTTCGATCAGCTGAACACCTTCCTCGACCAGCTGGAGAAATCCGGCCGCAAAGTGGTGGTGGTGATCGTGCCTGAACACGGCGCGGCGTTGGTGGGCGACAAGATGCAGATGTCCGGCCTGCGCGACATTCCCAGCCCGAACATCACCCATACGCCGGTCGGCATCAAACTGGTGGGCATGAAGGCGCCGCATCAGGGCAGCCCGCTGCAGATCAAAACGCCGAGCAGCTATCTGGCGCTGTCTGAACTGGTGTCGCGCCTGGTGGACGGCAAAGTCTTCAGCGAATCCAGCGTCGACTGGCAGGCGCTGACGCAGGGGCTGCCGCAGACCCCGGTCATCTCCGAAAACGACAACGCCATCGTGATGCAGTATCAGGGCAAGCCCTACATTCGCCTGAACGGCGGCGACTGGGTGCCCTATCCGCAATAA
- the dppD gene encoding dipeptide ABC transporter ATP-binding protein produces MALLNVDKLSVHFGDEGTPFRAVDRISYSVDQGQVVGIVGESGSGKSVSSLAIMGLIDFPGKVMADKLEFNGQDLRKISEKERRQLVGSEVAMIFQDPMTSLNPCYTVGYQIMEALKVHQGGNRRTRRQRAIDLLTQVGIPDPASRLDVYPHQLSGGMSQRVMIAMAIACRPKLLIADEPTTALDVTIQAQIIELLLDLQQRENMALVLITHDLALVAEAAHHIIVMYAGQVVESGKAAEIFRAPRHPYTQALLRALPEFAADKARLASLPGVVPGKYDRPTGCLLNPRCPYANERCRNEEPELRSIPGRQVKCHTPLDDAGRPTV; encoded by the coding sequence ATGGCGTTATTGAATGTAGACAAGCTTTCGGTGCACTTCGGTGACGAAGGCACCCCGTTCCGCGCAGTGGACCGCATCAGTTACAGCGTGGATCAAGGCCAGGTGGTCGGCATCGTCGGTGAATCCGGCTCCGGCAAATCCGTCAGCTCGCTGGCGATCATGGGCCTGATCGATTTTCCCGGCAAGGTGATGGCCGACAAGCTGGAGTTCAACGGCCAGGATTTGCGCAAGATCTCCGAAAAAGAGCGCCGCCAGCTGGTGGGCTCCGAAGTGGCGATGATCTTCCAGGATCCGATGACCAGCCTGAACCCGTGCTACACCGTCGGCTATCAAATCATGGAAGCGCTGAAGGTGCATCAGGGCGGCAACCGCCGCACCCGTCGCCAGCGCGCCATCGACCTGCTGACGCAGGTGGGTATCCCCGATCCGGCCTCGCGGCTGGACGTGTACCCGCACCAACTTTCCGGCGGTATGAGCCAGCGCGTGATGATCGCCATGGCCATCGCCTGTCGGCCGAAGCTGCTGATCGCCGATGAGCCGACGACCGCGCTCGACGTGACCATCCAGGCGCAGATCATCGAACTGCTGCTGGATCTGCAACAACGCGAGAATATGGCGCTGGTGCTGATCACCCACGATCTGGCGCTGGTGGCGGAAGCAGCGCATCACATCATCGTGATGTACGCCGGCCAGGTGGTGGAATCCGGCAAGGCGGCGGAGATTTTCCGTGCTCCGCGTCACCCTTATACCCAGGCGCTGCTGCGCGCGCTGCCGGAGTTCGCCGCCGACAAGGCGCGGCTGGCTTCGCTGCCGGGCGTGGTGCCGGGCAAATACGATCGCCCGACCGGCTGCCTGCTCAACCCGCGCTGTCCCTACGCCAACGAGCGCTGCCGTAACGAGGAGCCGGAACTGCGCAGCATTCCCGGCCGTCAGGTTAAATGTCACACACCGCTGGATGATGCGGGGAGGCCGACCGTATGA
- the bcsF gene encoding cellulose biosynthesis protein BcsF codes for MLNLNDIVQLILLCALIFIPLGYAFHRRFPHLRQYWQNLLLSPRYLKSAGLWVRTGASSQIKRDKKQP; via the coding sequence ATGCTGAACCTTAACGACATCGTGCAACTGATCCTGCTGTGCGCGCTGATCTTCATTCCGCTGGGCTACGCCTTTCATCGGCGTTTTCCACATTTGCGCCAATACTGGCAAAACCTGTTGTTATCGCCGCGCTATTTGAAATCCGCCGGTTTGTGGGTGCGCACAGGCGCCTCATCTCAGATTAAACGTGATAAGAAGCAGCCATGA
- the dppA gene encoding dipeptide ABC transporter periplasmic-binding protein DppA, whose product MTRSLGKSGVLKFGIGLIALTVAASVQAKTLVYCSEGSPEGFNPQLFTSGTTYDASSVPIYNRLVEFKIGTTELQPGLAEKWDVSEDGKTYTFHLRKGVKWQSSKDFKPTRDFNADDVVFSFERQLDANNAYHKVSGGSYEYFEGMDMPKLIAKIEKVDDNTVRFVLNRPEAPFLADLGMDFASILSAEYADVMMKAGTPEKVDLNPIGTGPFQLLQYQKDSKILYKAFDGFWGTKPKIDRLVFSITPDASVRYAKLQKNECQVMPYPNPADIARMKQDKSINLMEQPGLNVGYLSFNVEKKPLDNLKVRQALTMAVNKQAIIDAVYQGAGQAAKNLIPPTMWGYNDAVQDYAYDPAKAKELLKEAGMADGFSIDLWAMPVQRPYNPNARRMAEMIQADWAKIGVKAKIVTYEWGEYLKRAKAGEHQTVMMGWTGDNGDPDNFFATLFSCAAAKDGSNYSRWCYKPFEDLIQPARAESNHDKRIELYKQAQVVMHDQAPALIVAHSTVYEPVRKEVKGYVVDPLGKHHFENVSVD is encoded by the coding sequence ATGACACGTTCCTTGGGTAAATCGGGGGTTCTGAAATTCGGCATTGGGCTGATCGCGCTGACCGTGGCGGCCAGCGTACAGGCCAAGACGTTGGTTTACTGTTCTGAAGGTTCCCCGGAAGGGTTCAACCCGCAGCTGTTCACCTCCGGCACCACCTACGACGCCAGCTCGGTACCGATCTACAACCGTCTGGTCGAATTCAAAATCGGCACCACCGAACTGCAGCCAGGTCTGGCGGAGAAGTGGGACGTCAGCGAAGACGGCAAAACCTACACCTTCCACCTGCGCAAAGGCGTGAAGTGGCAGAGCAGCAAAGATTTCAAGCCGACGCGCGATTTCAACGCCGACGACGTGGTGTTCTCCTTTGAGCGCCAGTTGGATGCCAACAACGCCTATCACAAGGTGTCCGGCGGCAGTTACGAATACTTCGAAGGCATGGACATGCCTAAGCTGATCGCCAAGATCGAAAAAGTCGACGACAACACCGTGCGCTTCGTGCTGAACCGCCCGGAGGCGCCGTTCCTGGCTGACCTGGGCATGGACTTCGCGTCCATCCTGTCCGCCGAATATGCTGACGTGATGATGAAAGCCGGCACGCCGGAGAAAGTCGACCTGAATCCGATCGGCACCGGCCCATTCCAGCTGCTGCAATACCAGAAAGACTCCAAGATCCTGTACAAGGCGTTCGACGGTTTCTGGGGCACCAAGCCGAAGATCGATCGCCTGGTGTTCTCCATCACGCCTGACGCCTCCGTGCGTTACGCCAAACTGCAGAAAAACGAATGCCAGGTGATGCCGTATCCGAACCCGGCCGATATCGCCCGCATGAAGCAGGACAAGTCCATCAACCTGATGGAACAGCCGGGCTTGAACGTGGGCTATCTGTCGTTCAACGTCGAGAAAAAGCCGCTGGATAACCTGAAGGTACGTCAGGCGTTGACCATGGCGGTCAACAAGCAGGCGATCATCGATGCGGTCTATCAGGGCGCGGGCCAGGCGGCCAAGAACCTGATCCCGCCGACCATGTGGGGCTATAACGACGCGGTGCAGGATTACGCTTACGATCCGGCCAAGGCGAAAGAGCTGCTGAAAGAAGCGGGCATGGCCGACGGTTTCAGCATCGATCTGTGGGCGATGCCGGTACAGCGTCCTTACAACCCGAACGCGCGCCGCATGGCGGAAATGATCCAGGCCGACTGGGCCAAGATCGGCGTGAAAGCCAAAATCGTGACCTATGAGTGGGGTGAATACCTCAAGCGCGCCAAAGCGGGCGAGCACCAGACGGTGATGATGGGCTGGACCGGCGACAACGGGGATCCGGACAACTTCTTCGCCACGCTGTTCAGCTGCGCGGCGGCGAAAGACGGCTCCAACTACTCCCGCTGGTGCTACAAGCCGTTTGAAGATCTGATTCAACCGGCGCGCGCCGAATCCAACCACGACAAGCGTATCGAACTGTACAAACAGGCGCAGGTGGTGATGCACGATCAGGCTCCGGCGCTGATTGTCGCACACTCCACCGTGTATGAGCCTGTGCGTAAGGAAGTGAAAGGCTACGTCGTGGATCCGCTCGGTAAGCATCACTTCGAGAATGTCTCTGTAGACTGA
- the bcsE gene encoding cellulose biosynthesis protein BcsE — protein MAHSFSLGIRQIWEELSVMQAPGLYWVNIDRQSDAALLCRQAIAAQPATHKVALICSGDKPDRLLAELASPALQKLPLYQLPEKKAALTQLSDDLMRALRPQNRLLILLAHASLWQTFTTEELREWTRALAAWLRRQECTLLILSHGGGINKLKGQLSAQHRILNGLSSLQWQQDSAQYLVNWWSTENGINANQLLTLYAAEGGWQGEDENSQPSPTTLRSDEGLYLAERSILEGAPPLSANWQLLESNDELAQHGMLRLSATLIFALYQSDQIDHLAHQIHTLRRSRGNGMKIAVREMSASLRYSDERLLLACGANLIVPHVAPLSRFLTMLEGIQGQRFSRHVPADIDALLAGLRPLQLKGYMRPEAFSQAVLSLMGNTLLPEDGKGVMVALRPATGLRAEQAMTLCHLRRFGDVMTVVQGRLVLFLSTCRINDLDTALKFIFRLPVDEAFSNRVVWHQDVDIISEIKRMAQGRWQISATGAAGAAPRPNVAASAEPTERRQPVAFTLPLGPQEEKHAEP, from the coding sequence ATGGCGCACTCTTTTTCTCTAGGCATTCGGCAGATTTGGGAAGAGCTGTCGGTGATGCAGGCCCCCGGCCTTTATTGGGTGAATATCGATCGGCAAAGCGACGCCGCGTTGCTGTGTCGTCAGGCCATCGCCGCCCAACCGGCCACCCACAAAGTCGCCCTGATCTGCAGCGGCGACAAACCCGATCGCCTATTGGCCGAGCTGGCGTCGCCTGCCCTGCAGAAGCTGCCGCTGTATCAATTGCCGGAGAAAAAAGCCGCGCTGACGCAGTTGAGCGACGATTTGATGCGCGCCCTGCGGCCGCAAAATCGCTTACTGATCCTGCTGGCCCATGCCAGCCTGTGGCAAACCTTCACCACCGAAGAACTGCGCGAGTGGACGCGCGCGCTCGCCGCCTGGCTGCGGCGTCAGGAATGCACGTTGCTGATCCTCAGCCACGGCGGCGGTATCAATAAGCTCAAGGGCCAGCTCAGCGCGCAGCACCGCATTCTGAACGGCCTGTCCAGCCTGCAATGGCAGCAGGACAGCGCGCAATACCTGGTGAACTGGTGGAGCACCGAAAACGGCATCAACGCCAATCAGCTGCTGACGCTGTACGCCGCGGAGGGCGGCTGGCAGGGCGAGGATGAAAATAGCCAGCCCTCCCCCACCACCCTGCGCAGCGACGAAGGCCTGTATCTGGCCGAACGCAGCATTCTGGAAGGCGCGCCGCCGCTGTCCGCCAACTGGCAACTGCTGGAGAGCAACGACGAGCTGGCGCAGCACGGCATGCTGAGACTCTCGGCGACCTTGATTTTCGCCCTGTACCAAAGCGACCAAATCGATCACCTGGCGCACCAGATCCACACCCTGCGCCGCAGCCGCGGCAACGGGATGAAAATCGCGGTGCGCGAAATGAGCGCCAGCCTGCGTTACAGCGACGAACGGCTGCTGCTGGCCTGCGGCGCCAACCTGATCGTGCCGCACGTCGCGCCGCTGTCGCGTTTTCTGACCATGCTTGAGGGCATCCAGGGGCAGCGTTTCTCACGCCATGTGCCCGCCGACATCGATGCGCTGCTGGCCGGTTTGCGCCCGCTGCAGCTGAAAGGCTACATGCGGCCGGAAGCGTTCAGCCAGGCGGTGCTCTCGCTGATGGGCAACACGCTGCTGCCCGAAGACGGCAAGGGCGTGATGGTGGCGCTGCGCCCGGCCACCGGCCTGCGCGCCGAACAGGCGATGACCCTGTGCCACCTGCGGCGTTTCGGCGACGTGATGACCGTGGTGCAGGGGCGACTGGTGCTGTTCCTCTCCACCTGCCGCATCAACGATCTGGATACCGCGCTGAAATTCATCTTCCGCCTGCCGGTGGATGAGGCCTTCAGTAATCGGGTGGTGTGGCACCAGGATGTCGATATCATTTCGGAAATCAAACGCATGGCCCAGGGGCGCTGGCAGATCTCGGCCACCGGCGCCGCCGGTGCCGCGCCGCGTCCGAACGTGGCGGCCAGCGCAGAGCCCACAGAACGGCGCCAGCCGGTCGCCTTCACGCTGCCGCTCGGCCCGCAGGAGGAAAAGCATGCTGAACCTTAA
- a CDS encoding glycosyl hydrolase family 18 protein encodes MRKFNKPLLALLIGSTLCSAAQAAAPGKPTIAWGNTKFAIVEVDQAATAYNNLVKVKNAADVSVSWNLWNGDAGTTAKILLNGKEAWSGPSTGSSGTANFKVNKGGRYQMQVALCNADGCTASDATEIVVADTDGSHLAPLKEPLLEKNKPYKQNSGKVVGSYFVEWGVYGRNFTVDKIPAQNLTHLLYGFIPICGGNGINDSLKEIEGSFQALQRSCQGREDFKVSIHDPFAALQKAQKGVTAWDDPYKGNFGQLMALKQARPDLKILPSIGGWTLSDPFFFMGDKVKRDRFVGSVKEFLQTWKFFDGVDIDWEFPGGKGANPNLGSPQDGETYVLLMKELRAMLDQLSAETGRKYELTSAISAGKDKIDKVAYNVAQNSMDHIFLMSYDFYGAFDLKNLGHQTALNAPAWKPDTAYTTVNGVNALLAQGVTPGKIVVGTAMYGRGWTGVNGYQNNIPFTGTATGPVKGTWENGIVDYRQIASQFMSGEWQYTYDATAEAPYVFKPSTGDLITFDDARSVQAKGKYVLDKQLGGLFSWEIDADNGDILNSMNASLGNSAGVQ; translated from the coding sequence ATGCGCAAATTTAATAAACCGCTGTTGGCGCTGTTGATCGGCAGCACGCTGTGTTCCGCGGCGCAGGCCGCCGCGCCGGGCAAGCCGACCATCGCCTGGGGTAACACCAAGTTCGCCATCGTCGAAGTCGATCAGGCGGCCACCGCTTATAATAATCTGGTGAAGGTAAAAAATGCCGCCGACGTTTCGGTCTCCTGGAATTTATGGAATGGCGACGCGGGCACGACGGCCAAGATTTTATTAAATGGCAAAGAGGCGTGGAGCGGCCCTTCAACCGGTTCTTCCGGTACGGCAAATTTTAAAGTCAATAAAGGCGGCCGTTATCAAATGCAGGTGGCACTGTGCAATGCCGACGGCTGCACCGCCAGCGACGCCACCGAAATTGTGGTGGCCGACACCGACGGCAGTCATTTGGCACCGTTGAAAGAGCCGCTGTTGGAAAAGAATAAACCTTATAAACAGAACTCCGGCAAAGTGGTCGGTTCTTATTTCGTCGAGTGGGGCGTTTACGGGCGCAATTTCACCGTCGACAAGATCCCGGCGCAGAACTTGACCCACCTGCTGTACGGCTTTATCCCGATCTGCGGCGGCAACGGCATCAACGACAGCCTGAAAGAGATTGAAGGCAGCTTCCAGGCGCTGCAGCGCTCCTGCCAGGGGCGTGAGGACTTCAAAGTCTCGATCCACGATCCGTTCGCCGCGCTGCAAAAAGCGCAGAAGGGCGTCACCGCCTGGGATGACCCCTACAAGGGCAACTTCGGCCAACTGATGGCGCTGAAGCAGGCGCGTCCCGATCTGAAAATCCTGCCGTCGATCGGCGGCTGGACGCTGTCTGACCCGTTCTTCTTCATGGGCGACAAGGTGAAGCGCGATCGTTTCGTCGGCTCGGTGAAAGAGTTCCTGCAGACCTGGAAGTTCTTCGACGGCGTGGATATCGACTGGGAATTCCCCGGCGGCAAAGGCGCCAACCCGAACCTGGGCAGCCCGCAGGACGGGGAAACCTATGTGCTGCTGATGAAAGAGCTGCGGGCGATGCTGGATCAGCTGTCGGCGGAAACCGGCCGCAAGTATGAGCTGACCTCCGCTATCAGCGCTGGCAAGGACAAGATCGACAAGGTGGCGTACAACGTCGCGCAGAACTCGATGGATCACATTTTCCTGATGAGCTACGACTTCTACGGCGCCTTCGATCTGAAGAACCTGGGGCATCAGACCGCGCTGAATGCGCCGGCCTGGAAGCCGGACACCGCTTACACCACGGTGAACGGCGTCAATGCGCTGCTGGCGCAGGGCGTCACGCCGGGCAAGATCGTGGTCGGCACCGCCATGTATGGCCGCGGCTGGACCGGGGTGAACGGCTACCAGAACAATATTCCGTTCACCGGCACCGCCACCGGGCCGGTCAAAGGCACCTGGGAGAACGGCATCGTGGATTATCGCCAAATCGCCAGCCAGTTCATGAGCGGCGAGTGGCAGTACACCTACGACGCTACGGCGGAAGCGCCATACGTGTTCAAACCTTCCACCGGCGATCTGATCACCTTCGACGATGCCCGCTCGGTGCAGGCCAAAGGTAAGTACGTGCTGGATAAGCAGTTGGGCGGCCTATTCTCCTGGGAGATCGACGCGGATAACGGCGATATTCTCAACAGCATGAACGCCAGCCTGGGCAACAGCGCCGGCGTTCAATAA
- the dppB gene encoding dipeptide ABC transporter permease DppB, which produces MLQFILRRLGLVIPTFIGITLLTFAFVHMIPGDPVTIMAGERGISAERHAQLMAEMGLDKPLYQQYFSYVSNVLHGDLGTSLKSRISVWSEFVPRFQATLELGFCAMLFAVLVGIPVGVLAAVKRGSVFDHTAVGISLTGYSMPIFWWGMMLIMLVSVQLNLTPVSGRISDTVFLDDSHPLTGFMLIDTLIWGEPGDFIDAVMHMILPAIVLGTIPLAVIVRMTRSSMLEVLGEDYIRTARAKGVSRMRVIVVHALRNALLPVVTVIGLQVGTMLAGAILTETIFSWPGLGRWLIDALQRRDYPVVQGGVLLVACMIILVNLLVDVLYGVVNPRIRHKK; this is translated from the coding sequence ATGTTGCAGTTCATACTCCGACGTTTGGGGTTAGTTATCCCAACGTTTATCGGCATTACGTTGCTGACTTTTGCATTCGTCCATATGATCCCCGGCGACCCGGTGACCATCATGGCCGGGGAACGCGGTATCTCCGCCGAGCGCCACGCGCAGCTGATGGCGGAAATGGGGCTGGACAAGCCGCTTTATCAACAATATTTCTCCTACGTGTCCAACGTGCTGCACGGCGATTTGGGCACCTCACTCAAAAGCCGCATCTCCGTCTGGAGCGAGTTCGTTCCGCGCTTCCAGGCTACGCTGGAGCTGGGTTTCTGCGCGATGCTGTTCGCGGTGCTGGTGGGCATCCCGGTCGGGGTGCTGGCGGCGGTCAAACGCGGCTCGGTCTTCGATCACACCGCGGTGGGCATCTCGCTGACCGGCTATTCGATGCCAATTTTCTGGTGGGGCATGATGCTGATCATGCTGGTGTCGGTGCAGCTTAACCTGACGCCGGTATCGGGGCGCATCAGCGACACGGTATTCCTCGACGACAGCCATCCGCTGACCGGCTTCATGCTGATAGACACCCTGATCTGGGGCGAGCCGGGCGACTTTATCGATGCCGTGATGCATATGATCCTGCCGGCCATTGTGCTGGGCACTATCCCGCTGGCGGTGATCGTGCGCATGACCCGCTCCTCGATGCTGGAAGTGCTGGGCGAAGACTATATCCGCACCGCGCGCGCCAAGGGCGTGAGCCGCATGCGGGTGATCGTCGTTCACGCGCTGCGCAACGCGCTGCTGCCGGTGGTGACGGTGATCGGGCTGCAGGTCGGCACCATGCTGGCCGGCGCCATTCTGACTGAAACCATCTTCTCCTGGCCGGGGCTCGGCCGCTGGCTGATCGACGCGCTGCAGCGCCGCGATTACCCGGTGGTGCAGGGCGGGGTGTTGCTGGTCGCCTGTATGATCATTCTGGTTAACCTGCTGGTAGACGTGCTCTACGGCGTGGTCAACCCGCGTATTCGCCACAAGAAATAA